The genomic stretch TAATTCTGCTATTCTCATCGTTTCATAACTATATTCCTCACAACCTAAATATGGCATAACCCGAAACTCTTGACTAACCTCCAAATTATTAGCTACCATATCCAGGTTTATCATCACTCTGATATTTTGGTTTTCAGCGATAGCATAATCGCAATATGTTTCCGATCCCCAGGCGGAACCTTCTTCTGCACTAAAGGCAATAAAACGAATTGAACATTTTGGTTGATATCCTGTAGCCATCATCACTCTGGCAATTTCCAATACCCCAGCTGTACCACTGGCATTATCATCTGCACCGGGAGCAAAAGTAAAAAAATCAGAATTAAAGGAAATTGAATCATAATGCCCTCCTACAATGATATAAATATCAGGATATAAGTATCCTGGAATAGTGGCAATTACATTATATTGAGTAGTATTATTATGTGGATATTCCTGCATCCAAGTATTGGTAAAGCCATAACTTTCAAATTTTCCCTTAATCCAATTTGCCACCTCTAAATGATTATCAGCCAAAGCATAACGCTTTTGATAATTCTGCAGGTGTTGAACATACGCTTTCAAAGTATCAGCATTCACCATAGATATCATATTTATAATATCTGGTTTCGGATCTGCAAACTGAGCGGACAGAAAACTGATTGCAATTAAAAAAGCCAATAGAAAGCAGGTCTTTTTCATTGTTTCTCCTATAAAGTCCATTTACCGGGCAGCTAAGCAATTGCTTTTATCTTAATCTGCCCGCTGCTTCTTGTCAGATGAGTGCCATATACAGGAGCAATATCTTTTGGGTTATCTAATTCACTTTCCGTAATTTTTCTTCTCCTAAATTATAAATATTTATGAATGCGGATTTGTCAATAAAAATAATTACCATCCTTTTTTCGCCTCATCATACTTAGTGGGATGTCTTATGACTCAGTAACACTTCCGTAACACTTCTCTTATTTCGTTAGAGAAGTGTTACGGCATTGTTACAGTGTTATGAAAGGATTTGGCAAGCGGGAAGTGAAGATGGCTTGTAAATGGGGTAAAGATTTTGGGGGGGAGCAAAAGGTGGGGGAAAATAATTTTCTTGCGGAGGACCGGCGTCCTCCAGCTACACAAAATGCGGAGGATCGGCGTCCTCCGACTACACAAAATGCGGAGGATCAGCGTCCTCCGGCTACACTTTTGGGGAGATAGGTTCAGCTATTGCTATTTATACAGCGTAACGAAAAAATCCCTGCCGATATTTTCTATGCGGCATTGCCAGGGAGCAATATTGGCAAAAAGTTCTTGCAGTTGTTTTTCACTATAAAGGTAAAGCGGGCATTTAAATTTATAGCGAATTTGGCGTTGCCAAGCCAAAAAGCCCTTACTGGAGGGAAAACTGAAGAGAACTTTCTCGGTTGCCAAACGCATTGTTTTAGCTATAACCTGTTGGGGATTTTCCATATAGTCCATAAAACCCATTAGAATAAGGTAGTTATACTTTTTATCTTCCGGTAGAGTATTAAAATCGGCAAGGGCAAATTGGCAGATATTATCCATTCCCGTTTTTTGGGCTTCCTTTTTTGCCAGTTCGATCATCCCTGGGGCAAAATCTATGCCGTAAATTAGTGCGGGTGAATATTTTGCCAAAGTTAAATCATAAATTCCGGAACCACAACCGATATCCAGAATTGTCTTATCTTTTAAAGGTTTACATTCCTCTATGGTCTTCTGAAAGCGAATCCGCATTGTTTGCCGAAACCATTTATTGATAAGGCGTTGAAAAGGTCCTGTCCCCGTTCCGTAAATGGCATTGAAATCGCCAGCATAGCCATCAAAAAAGGATGCTGTTTTTGCTTTATTTTGCATCTAATTATCCTTCATTGTTTTTATATATTCTTTACAGGTAACAAATTTGCCGCTGGAAAGAATTGCCTTTAGCTTGGGTTGCACCGTATTTAAGTTTACATAACTTTTAAAATAGGCACGCCTATTCATTTTCAAGCGTGGATGTTGTGGCTCAATTTCCCGTGGGTGAATGTAATATAGAGTCGGTATTCCCTGTTGGGCAAGTTTTTTATGCATAGATAGTATAATCCGTTTGGGGAATAAACGCAAATATCCTCCACCGAAGAAACAAAATTCCTTCCCACATAAAGGCGCCACAGAAATCGGAAATTCACAGATATCACCCTTGGCGGTTTTTATCCAGAAGGGTTTTTTCTGCGTGGTTTTATACCCTCCGTAATCTCTTTTAACGGGAAAAACAGATGAATCGGCAGAAAAACCCGCTTCCGCAAGTGCATCAAAAAACCAAGGTATAGCTTCGGTGACGGAAAAACTGGGGCTTCTGAAAGCAGTAACTTCTTCGGAACAAATATCTTCCAATATTTTCTTGGAGGAAAGCAAATCGGCAATAAAATCCTCCCTGCTCATTTTATAGATCAGGCGATGATACATACTGTGCGAAGCAATTTCGTGCCCTCTTTTTTGGGCTTCTTTTACTAAATGGGGATATTTTTTAGCTACATATCCCAGAAAGAAGCAGGTTGCCTTAACTTGGTATGTATCAAGCATATCCAGCAATTTTAAAAAACCGCTTTCTACTATGCTCGGTAGAGAATCCCATTCCGAAACAGGTGGCTCACCTCTTTCTTCGGTAACATTATAATAGTCCTCTACATCTATTGTGAATATGGATTTAGGGTTTTCCATCATATTTTTTAGCTCCCTTGGTAGAAAAATTCCTTACTGCAATGAGAGGGAAAAATGTCAATAGGTTTTTCAGCGCTGATGCTAAGTAAGGTATAATCCCAAAAGGTAACTTTGGCTTATGTAGCCGCTAATGGCATAAATATTTAAGGCGTGTCTTTTTTTTGGTGTTACTGGATTGACAACTTTGGTCGGTTTTCATTTCTGGGTTTTTATATGGAAGAAAAGAAAAAAAACACTGATCTCCACAGCGAGGTTAAATACCTGAAAGGAGTGGGAGAAAATCGTGCTCGCCTTTTAGGCAAACTTGGCATAAAGAGCATTTTGGATTTGATGGAGTATTTTCCCAAGGCATATATCAACCGCAAAGTGAATGTGGCTTTAACAGAAATTAAACCGGGTGATTTAATTGCTTTCACGGCAATGATATCCTGGGTTGATGTGCACAAATCGGCAAAAGGCAAAAATATCCTTAATGTGGGCGTTAGTGATGGAAAAGTAAGGTTAATTTGCTCCTGGTTTGCATATCCAACCATTTATGAAAAAATGTTCATTCCGGGTAGATCAGTGTGGTTGAATGGAACAATTTCAGAATTTAACGGTCAATTACAAATGATTCATCCCGAATTTGAACTGATTGATGATGAAGAAGAAGCAAAAGACGCTTTCTGGAAAAATCAGGAGGTCTTACCGGTTTATCCTTTAACGGAAGGGATTAACCAAAAATTGATGCGGCGGTTGATTTACGGTGCTTTTGGTCTTTATGCGGATCTGATAGAAGAAAAGCTGCCGGACTACATTTTGGCAAAACATAATTTTCTGCCGCGCAAAATTGCCTTGCAAAAAATGCACTTTGGTCAACATCCGAAAGAAATGGAAATAGTCCGCAGGCGTTTTGCCTACGAGGATTTTTTTTATTCTCAACTGTTATGGGCGCGGCATAAAATATATCATACCACAAAAACGCAGGGTATTTCATTTATCAATAAAAAACAACTGACAACCGCTCTTTATAAAAAATTGCCCTTTACTTTAACTCGCGCGCAGAAAAAGGTCTTATGGGAAATTTTTGCCGATATGTGGTCTGAAAAACAGATGAGTCGTTTATTGCAAGGTGATGTAGGCAGTGGAAAAACAGTGGTGACTTTATTTGCAATGCTTTTGGCTGTGGAAAATGATTATCAAGCGGTAATGATGGCGCCAACGGAAATTTTGGCGGAACAACATTATGAAACAATATCCTCTCTGCTAAAAGGTTTTGACCTTCAGGTTCATTTGCTTAAAGGGGGTGTTTATAAAGGTAAGGACGAAATCAAAGAGGCAATAGCCAGTGGTAAAGCTCAAATTGTGATTGGAACGCATGCCCTTTTACAAAAAGACATTAAATTCAAACGGTTGGGTTTTGCTTGTGTTGACGAACAACATCGTTTTGGAGTGGAACAACGTGCCCAATTAGCGCGAATGGCTTTGCACCCTGATTTATTATATCTTTCGGCAACTCCCATTCCGCGCAGTTTGGCAATGACCGTTTATGGCGATTTGGAAGTGAGCATTTTAGATGAACTACCCCCTACCCGGAAACCGGTGACAACTATTATCCGCCCTGCCAATAAGATAGAAACCGTTTATAGTGAAATCCGCAAAGAGCTTGAAGCCGGCAGACAAGTGTATATTGTGTGTCCTTTGATAGAAGAATCCGAAAAAATCTCCCTCGTGGATGCCACGCAACTTTATGAATATATTTCTACGAAGGTCTTCCCTGAATATCCTGCTTGCCTTTTACATGGAAGAATGCCAGCCAAAGTAAAGGACTCTATTATGCTGCGTTTTAAGGCAGGCGAAATAAAAATTTTGGTTTCCACAACCGTGATTGAAGTGGGAGTGGATATTCCCAATGCCAGTGTGATGATCGTAGAACACGCCGAGCGATTTGGTTTGGCTCAATTACATCAATTGCGAGGTAGAGTTGGCAGAGGAAATGCAAAAGCATATTGTTATTTGATATATCACGAACCGGTGAATAAAATTGCCTGGCAACGCCTCGCCACAATGACTAAAACCACGGACGGTTTTATAATTGCTGAAAAGGATTTGGAACTACGCGGACCGGGCGATCTTTTTGGTTTTGAACAATCCGGTATGCCCCAATTTCATTTTGCCAATATTATGCGCGATCAGCAAATCCTGCAACAAGCAAGAAAAGATGCCTTTGAAATAATAAAAGCAGATCCCGATTTTAAGCTGCCCGAAAATGGCCTCGTAAAAAAACTGTATTTTAGCCAATATATTAAAAAAGAAGAGCTTATCTTATATTAGCGCCCTGCGTGAAGAAAAAAGAGTTTGACGAAATTACCATAATTATAATGTGAGAAAAAAAAGACCTTTGAGGTATCAATGAAAAAGCTGTGTATCCTTACAACCTTATTAATAATGAGTTGCCTGCTGATGGCAATCAATTTTGATCCCGATTTATTCTACTCTAAAACTATAATTGCCTGTTTTACGAAAACTGCCGTTCCCAATATTGATGGAGTTGTTCCATTTACGATGGAGAACAATGTGGTTCACACAGGAATGAAATCCTTTGACCAATTAGCCGAAGAGCTAAGAATAATAGATATGAAACAAATGCACCCTTATGTGAAAGCTCCCGAATGGAACGATAAAGGAATTTATCTACAAAATCACTATCGCCTCTTTCTGGATAGCGATGCAAATATGGATAAAGCATTGGAGCTGTTAGCTAAAGACCCCAATCTTGTATATGCCGAATTTGAAGGGATTAACCGTCCCAGATTCGTTCCTAACGATCCTATGTTAAATTTGCAATATGCGCATTCGTTACTCCAAAGTTTTGATGCTTGGGATTACACAATGGGTAGTCATGATGTTTTAGTGGCAATTACAGATTCAGGCGTAAAATGGAATCATCCTGATTTGAGAGCCAATATCTGGATAAATCCTGCCGAATCACCCGGAATGACGATAAATTGGGATGCCGGAACAATCAGTGGTGGCAATGGAGTTGACGCCGGAGAAGGTGGAGGCAAAATTGATGACCTGATGGGCTGGGATTTTTATAATTCCGATAATAATCCCTATCAAGATTTTTCTGCCAACGATCATGGAACCCATGTTGCAGGTTGTGCAGGAGCCGTTGGCAATAATGAAATTGGCGTGATCGGAACCTGCCCAAATGTTTCCATTCTTTGTTGTAAAGGAGCTCCCAATACTTCTGCTGCCACGGGTGTATCTTATGCTTACGATCAAGTAAAATATGCCGGTGAAATCGGAGCCGATGTTATAAATGCCAGCTGGGGAAGTGTGGGAACAGGAACTTATCCTAATTCCATCGTTAATTATGTAACTGCCTTGGGCGCTTTGGTAGTTTCTGCCGCTGGTAATGAAAATACGGAACACAATAATTCCTATCAAGATTATCCTGCCGATTGTACTAATGCCTTATGTGTGGCTTCCGTTGCTCAGGGTGATTTCAAATCATCCTTTTCGGATTACGGTGCACCCATAGATATTTGTGCCCCCGGTTCAGGAATTCTATCCACTATTATAAATGGAAACGGATATGCAGCTTACGATGGAACTTCTATGGCGAGCCCTGTTGCCGCTGGTGTAGCTGCTTTGGTTAAATCTCTCAATCCCAATTTAACTCCCAATCAGTTAATGCAGCGGCTGATGCTGACTGCTGATAATATTGATAGTATAAATCCTGATTTTGCAGGTATGTTGGGCGCAGGAAGAGTAAATGCTTACACAGCTACTATGTATGATAAAATACCCAATCTGCAAATTGAAGATTATATACTGGAAGCAGCAACGGGAGATAATGACGGAATTGCTAATCCGGGAGAAATAATCAATTTGAAGATAGCTCTTACCAATTATTTGAACCCGATTACAGGCCTGGGCTGGTTACAGGCGGAAAATGTAACCGTTAAATTGCGCTGCAACTATCCCGGAGTAACCATCATTGATTCTGTAGCCACTTTTGGAACGATGTATGCCGGCACAACTTTATTGAATATTAACCAACCCTTTAAGTTTCAAACAGTGGCATCACTTCCTTCCGAACCCATACCTTTTCAATTTTATATGCAAGCAAATGCAAATTATACATATCCTTACAATAAAACCCTTGCTTTGGATATACCCCTTTCTTTAAATCAAGCAGGTTGGCCCTTCAATTCTGGTGCAGCCACAAATTCTTCACCCTTCTTAATAGACCTGGATGAGGATGGCAATAAAGAAGTTATTTTCGGGGGAGCAAATGGTAGTATTGAATCATTACTTATCAATGGCTCAACCAGTTACCCCGGTTTTCCCGTTCAGACCTCTTCCAATATTCTTGGTTCTATGGCTATGGGAAATATCAATAGTGATGCCAACCGTGAGTTTGTCGCCTGTTTGCAAAATAATCAGGTTATCTGTTTTAATGATTTAGGCCAAATTAAATGGACAGTTCCTGCCGGAGGAACTTTACGAAATGGTCCGGTTATTTTCCGTCCCAATCCTGCTTCCGAACCCAAAGCCGCTTGCATCACTCAAAACGGTGTTGTGAATGTGTTTAATGGCGACGGCACTAACTTTGCGAATTTCCCGGTTACCATTAGTGGCGCTTATTTAGCTCCTCTGGCTATCGGAGATATTAATAATGACGGTTATATGGATATTTTAGCCATTGCCTTGAATGGAACTCTTAATGCCATCAGTTCTCAAAATGGACAGGTCTTGGCCGGTTTTCCCATAACCCTTAATGGAGGCGGTTCTCAAAACGCCATTTGCATAGCCAATCTGGATTCAGACACTCTCCCTGAAATTCTGATCGCTTCAAGCAACGGCGGATATCTTTACGCGTTAAATAATGATGGCAGTATCCTTTTCCAAAAAAATATCGGAACGCAAATTAAAACCAGTCCCGTGGTAGCTGATGTCAATAATGACAATATAAAAGAAATCGTGCTGATCGCCAATAACGGAACTATCTATATTATGAACGGTTTAGGAGCCGATCTTGCCGGAACGCCAATTAGCATTGAAAACGCTGTGGAATGCACGCCTGTAATCGCAAGATTTGATGGTGATAACAATGCAGGCATTATTTTTGGAGATGCCACGGGTCTTTTCCATTCCGTTCGCATAGATGGAACTGAATCTGCTAATTTCCCCATCACGATTGGCGGAAATATAAAAATATCTGCCTCCCTTGCCGATATAGATGGTGATAACGATTTGGATATTGCTTTCCCAACTGATTCCGGACTGGCCATCATTGATGTTAAAAGAGGAGCTCAGGCAATGCTCTGGCCAACTTATCTGGGTGGTTTTGGAAGAACCAATAATGCCTATCAACAAACCCCTATTACAGACCCATTGCTACCTGCTTTAGAAACAACGCTCTACGGTGCTTACCCCAATCCGTTCAATCCGGAAACGACAATTAGCTTTACTTTATCCACTCCGGATTTTACTGAACTGGAAGTTTATAATCAGAAAGGACAAAAAGTAAAAACCCTATTCAGTGGAAATCTGGAATCAGGAAACCATAAATTTGTGTGGAATGGACAAGATGATAAGGGCAATGGCGTTTCCAGCGGATTATATTTTTACCGCATGAAATCAGGAAAATATAGCTCCACCAAAAAAATGATTCTAATGAAATAGTGAACTTTATGGAAAAGTTTGAATCCTAAAATGAACATCCTATGAGATAGAATAATGTTATAAAATGGTGTAGAAGGGAAAACAAGAACCTTCTGCAAAAGAAAAGTCAGGAGCCATTATGCTTAAATATCTGTTACCTTAGTCAAAACCGTTTGGGCATATATGTTTCCTGACTTTTGTCTTTATGCTGTCCATAGCGTTTGTAGCTCCGTTATGAATATGCGCTGCCAAACAAACCGTAAGAATGTTAACGGATATTTTCCTAACTTTGAGGTAATGGCAACTCTATCAACACTCTAAGCATTATCAGCCAGTAAACCTTTTTCGAATATTCAAATCAGGTTTCACATTATCTTCTTATTGTTTCAGCTACATTTGCTTGACAAACAAACCCTTTTCACAATAGTGGCAAAAGCGATAAGAAACAGGAGTTGTATGGATGGAGACACTGCTTTCCGGAATACTTAGCTTTCAACTGAAACAAATAATAATGATTTTGATCGGTTTGGTGTTGATTTGGTTGGCGATAAAACACAATTATGAACCAACATTGTTGTTGCCAATCGGTTTTGGCACAATTTTAGCTAATATTCCACTTTCGGCTGCCATAGGCGAACATTCTCCCTTAGGGATTTTATTCAAGGCAGGAATTGATACGGAATTGTTTCCGCTCCTAATTTTTGTAGCTATCGGAGCAATGATCGATTTTAGCCCCTTGCTGAAAAATCCTTTTATGCTCTTATTTGGAGCCGCCGCTCAATTAGGCATTTTTGTAACCATTGTTTTAGCTGCCTCTTTGGGTTTTGACATTAAGGAAGCAGCCAGTATTGGCATTATTGGAGCCGCCGATGGGCCAACTTCCATTTATGTTGCCAATCGTTTTGCCCCCAATTTGTTAGGAGCAATTTCAGTTGCCGCTTATTCTTATATGGCATTGGTGCCGATTATTCAACCGCCGGTCATTCGCTTGCTTACGACAAAAAAAGAGCGTCGCATAAGAATGGATTATCACAGCGGAGATGTTCCTAAAACGGTGAAAATTATATTTCCCATTGCGATAACGATTATAGCTGGCATTTTTGTCCCTGCCTCTTTGGCGTTAATCGGTTTTTTAATGTTCGGAAATTTAATTCGGGAGTCCGGTGTATTGGAAGGGCTTAGCAAAACGGCTCAAAATGAACTGGGTAATTTGGTTACCATCCTTTTGGGGATAACTATTGCATCCAAAATGCAGGGAGAACTTTTCCTGGTTCCCCAAACTATGTTGATTTTGGCATTGGGATTGGTTGCTTTTATTTTTGACACAGCGGGGGGAGTGCTTTTTGCCAAACTGCTCAATATGTTCAGAAAGGAAAAGATAAACCCAATGATTGGAGCTTGCGGAATTTCTGCCTTTCCAATGAGTGCCAGAGTAATACATCAAATGGGCTTGAAGGAAGACCCCTTTAACTTTTTACTGATGCCGGCCGTAAGTGTAAATGTGGGAGGGCAAATTGGCTCTGTCATTGCCGGCGGAATAATTTTGGCTCTTTTAGCTTAGAGGTATAAATATGCTGAACTTGTCACCGAAGGAAAAAGAACTGTTGGAGGAAGCAAAAAAGGCATCTACCAATGCTTATTCTCCCTATTCCAACTATAAAGTCGGTTGTGCCGTAAGAACCATTGATGGACATATCATCACTGGTTGTAATGTGGAAAATGCCTCATATTCCTTAACTATATGTGCTGAACGCAATACCATTTTTAAAGCGATTAGCGAAGGACACAAAAATTTTGCCGAGATAGCCGTTTTTGTCGATAGCGAAGAAAGTTTTCCTCCCTGTGGCGCTTGCCGGCAGGTTATATATGAATTTGCACCAGATATCAACATCATTTATGCCAATCGTAAAACGGTTCGGTTGCTAAATATCAAAGACCTTCTGCCAGAGGCCTTCACGCTTAATAAGGCCTAAATGCAATACCCGCAAATGCTTTCCTGTAATATCTGCCCGCGTAACTGTGGGATTGATAGAACCATCCAACCAGGTTTTTGTGGAGTTACCCAGAACTTAAAAGTTAATTTGGTAACTAAGCATTTTGGGGAAGAACCACCTTTGACCGGAAATAGAGGTAGTGGCACTATTTTCTTTTCAGGATGCAACTTGCGCTGTGTTTTTTGTCAAAATTATGAGATCTCTACAGGTGGCAAAGGAAAATACATCACCGAGGATAAATTAATTGAACTGATGCTGAACTTACAAAAAGAAGGAGCCCATAATATCAATCTGGTTACTCCTACTCACTATACACCACAAATTAGAGAGTCGCTCATTACCGCCAAAAAAGAAGGTTTAACCATTCCGGTGGTTTGGAATTCTTCCGCTTATGAAAAAGTGGAAACGCTGCAAACGCTTAAGGGCTTGATAGATATATATCTGCCCGATTTTAAGTATGCACACAAAATATATGCCGGCAAATATTCCTCCGCTTTAGATTATCCTTCCTTTGCCCTTGCCGCCATCAAAGAAATGTTTGCCCAAACAGGGCTTTTAGAAATTGACCAGCAGGGAATCGCCCAACAAGGAATGATAATCAGATTATTGATTTTACCAGATGGTTTATCCGGGTGCAAAGAAAATTTACGCCTTTTGGCAGATGAACTAAATTTGAATATCACCCTCTCTCTTATGGGTCAGTATTATCCAGCCGGCAAAGCAATGAATTATAAAGAATTAAGCAGAGGCATAACGGAAAAGGAATATCAGGATGTAGTTGACACTGCTTTAGAGCTTGGTTTTACGAACATTTACACGCAGGAAATATCCCATTCGGATGTCTGGACTCCCGATTTTAGTAATGCCCCGGAAGAACTAAATCCTTGTTCCGAATTTAACCCCCAAAAGAAGCAAACACTATGAAAAATAAGATACTTACTACTTTAATGTTCTTCACTTGTTTGGCATTGCTCTTCGGCAATATCAGCATCCAAAAAACAGGTGAATCTCAACCCCAAAGCTTGCGGGAAACAAATATTTCCAAAATCGCTTATGTGAATTTGGATGATTTCTGTAATATCTTCAAAGCTATCTGTAAACAGGATAGAGCGGACAATCGCATCTATTTGAACATCTACGATGAACAGTTTATCTTTCTGGAAAATTCGTCCTATTACACTCTGAAAGCTGTCTCTTATAATATGAACTATCCTTTTATCCGCAAAGGAGATTGTTTATATCTGCCTTCCATTTTTGTAACCGAACATTTACGAATGCAGTTCCCGAACCAGGTTAAACGCAAAGGTTATGCACTCCAAATTGCCAAACCAATCGATAATAGCGTAAAAACCATTGTTCTTGACCCAGGACACGGAGGTAAGGATCCCGGCGCAATAGGAAGAAAATTGAACTCCAATGAAAAAGATGTTAATCTGGCCGTGGCTTTGAAACTGAAAAGCATCCTGGAAAAAGAACTTGGGATGAATGTTTTGCTAACGCGAGATAACGATCGCTTCGTCTCTTTGCAGGATAGAACTCGCTTTGCCAATGAAAAAAAGGCAGACCTCTTTGTCAGCATACATTCCAATTCCAGTAGGGCAACCAGTTCAAGAGGAATTGAGACCTATTATTTATCTACGGCTCAGACCTCCGACGCCAGAGCTGTAGAAGCACTTGAAAATGGCGTTGTAGAACGATTTGAAGGTGGAACTGAAGCAAAAAAGAAATATGACGATCTGGATTTCATTCTCAGCGATCTGAGTCAGACAGAACATCTGGAAAACAGTAATAATATGGCTATCAGCGTGCAGCAAAATTTGATAGCCGGCACCCAAAATTTAGATAGAGGTGTTAAACAGGCAAATTTTTATGTTTTACGAGGCGCTTTTATGCCTTCCATCCTAATTGAACTTGGGTTTATCAGTAATCCGGAAGAAGAACAGCTGTTGATCAACGAAGAATATCAGCAACAACTGGCACGGACTATTTTTGAAGGTATAAAGCGTTTCAAATTCCGCTACGATAGAATTAGAAATACATAAAAGGAATAAACTGCCTATGTCCGTAATTATCCAAAATGTCCTCCCGAAAAGTTTAGCAGCCAAAAATGGAATCCAAACCGGCGAGAAACTTATTTCCGTAAACGGGCAAGAAGTGCGTGATTTTTTAGATTTGGAGCTGCTTACTTCGGATTATATTTTTGAGCTGGAAATTATGTCTGCCACAGGAGATAAACGCATCGTCCAAATTCAGCGGGAGGAAAAAAGCTTCCTGGGAATTGACCCCGAGCCCTACAAAATTAGGCAATGTGAAAATTCCTGCATTTTTTGCTTTATCGACCAAATGCCTCCCTACCTAAGAAATACGCTTTATGTGAAAGACGATGATTATCTTTATTCCTATGTTTTTGGCAACTATATCACGCTTACCAACCTTAAGGAAGATGATTATAACCGCATTATAGAACAAAGGATCACTCCCTTGTATGTTTCCTTGCATACTACCGATAATGTTTTGCGACAGAAAATGATGCGTTCCGCCCAACAAGTAGATGCCTTATCAATTCTGAAACATCTCAGTTTTCACGGCATCAGTTTTCATCTTCAAATTGTTTGTGTGCCAGGTTATAATGACGGCGCAGCTTTAAAACGAACTTTGCAAGACATCCTAACTTCTCATTTAAATTGCCTTTCCATTGGAGTTGTCCCCGTGGGCTTAACTAAATACAGGCAAAATCTTTGCGAACTAAAACCCTTCAACCGTCAAAACTCCGAGTATGTTTTAGACCTGATAGAAGAAACAAGAAACGCTTATCACAGCGAAATCATCTATCCTGCCGATGAATTTTATATCCTTGCGGAGAGAGAAATTCCGGAAGAGTCCTATTATCTGGATTATCCTCAGTTGGAAAACGGAATCGGGATGTTGCGTTTATCCATTCAAAATTATAAACAGAAAAAAAGAGCGTTGTTGAAAGAGCTGCGTAAAAAACCGGTAAATTATCTGATGATTGGTTCTACAGCCGCACAAGAAATCATACTTAAAATTGCTGAAGACCTCAATAAGCGGCTGGAAAATCAAATGGTAAAAGTTCAAATAATTAAAAATGACTTCTTTGGCTCGGATATAACTGTTTGCGGATTGATTACTTATGCCGATTTATACGCTCAGCTTGCTCCTGAGC from Candidatus Cloacimonas sp. encodes the following:
- a CDS encoding polysaccharide deacetylase family protein — protein: MMENPKSIFTIDVEDYYNVTEERGEPPVSEWDSLPSIVESGFLKLLDMLDTYQVKATCFFLGYVAKKYPHLVKEAQKRGHEIASHSMYHRLIYKMSREDFIADLLSSKKILEDICSEEVTAFRSPSFSVTEAIPWFFDALAEAGFSADSSVFPVKRDYGGYKTTQKKPFWIKTAKGDICEFPISVAPLCGKEFCFFGGGYLRLFPKRIILSMHKKLAQQGIPTLYYIHPREIEPQHPRLKMNRRAYFKSYVNLNTVQPKLKAILSSGKFVTCKEYIKTMKDN
- a CDS encoding S8 family serine peptidase translates to MSCLLMAINFDPDLFYSKTIIACFTKTAVPNIDGVVPFTMENNVVHTGMKSFDQLAEELRIIDMKQMHPYVKAPEWNDKGIYLQNHYRLFLDSDANMDKALELLAKDPNLVYAEFEGINRPRFVPNDPMLNLQYAHSLLQSFDAWDYTMGSHDVLVAITDSGVKWNHPDLRANIWINPAESPGMTINWDAGTISGGNGVDAGEGGGKIDDLMGWDFYNSDNNPYQDFSANDHGTHVAGCAGAVGNNEIGVIGTCPNVSILCCKGAPNTSAATGVSYAYDQVKYAGEIGADVINASWGSVGTGTYPNSIVNYVTALGALVVSAAGNENTEHNNSYQDYPADCTNALCVASVAQGDFKSSFSDYGAPIDICAPGSGILSTIINGNGYAAYDGTSMASPVAAGVAALVKSLNPNLTPNQLMQRLMLTADNIDSINPDFAGMLGAGRVNAYTATMYDKIPNLQIEDYILEAATGDNDGIANPGEIINLKIALTNYLNPITGLGWLQAENVTVKLRCNYPGVTIIDSVATFGTMYAGTTLLNINQPFKFQTVASLPSEPIPFQFYMQANANYTYPYNKTLALDIPLSLNQAGWPFNSGAATNSSPFLIDLDEDGNKEVIFGGANGSIESLLINGSTSYPGFPVQTSSNILGSMAMGNINSDANREFVACLQNNQVICFNDLGQIKWTVPAGGTLRNGPVIFRPNPASEPKAACITQNGVVNVFNGDGTNFANFPVTISGAYLAPLAIGDINNDGYMDILAIALNGTLNAISSQNGQVLAGFPITLNGGGSQNAICIANLDSDTLPEILIASSNGGYLYALNNDGSILFQKNIGTQIKTSPVVADVNNDNIKEIVLIANNGTIYIMNGLGADLAGTPISIENAVECTPVIARFDGDNNAGIIFGDATGLFHSVRIDGTESANFPITIGGNIKISASLADIDGDNDLDIAFPTDSGLAIIDVKRGAQAMLWPTYLGGFGRTNNAYQQTPITDPLLPALETTLYGAYPNPFNPETTISFTLSTPDFTELEVYNQKGQKVKTLFSGNLESGNHKFVWNGQDDKGNGVSSGLYFYRMKSGKYSSTKKMILMK
- a CDS encoding methyltransferase domain-containing protein; translation: MQNKAKTASFFDGYAGDFNAIYGTGTGPFQRLINKWFRQTMRIRFQKTIEECKPLKDKTILDIGCGSGIYDLTLAKYSPALIYGIDFAPGMIELAKKEAQKTGMDNICQFALADFNTLPEDKKYNYLILMGFMDYMENPQQVIAKTMRLATEKVLFSFPSSKGFLAWQRQIRYKFKCPLYLYSEKQLQELFANIAPWQCRIENIGRDFFVTLYK
- the recG gene encoding ATP-dependent DNA helicase RecG, giving the protein MEEKKKNTDLHSEVKYLKGVGENRARLLGKLGIKSILDLMEYFPKAYINRKVNVALTEIKPGDLIAFTAMISWVDVHKSAKGKNILNVGVSDGKVRLICSWFAYPTIYEKMFIPGRSVWLNGTISEFNGQLQMIHPEFELIDDEEEAKDAFWKNQEVLPVYPLTEGINQKLMRRLIYGAFGLYADLIEEKLPDYILAKHNFLPRKIALQKMHFGQHPKEMEIVRRRFAYEDFFYSQLLWARHKIYHTTKTQGISFINKKQLTTALYKKLPFTLTRAQKKVLWEIFADMWSEKQMSRLLQGDVGSGKTVVTLFAMLLAVENDYQAVMMAPTEILAEQHYETISSLLKGFDLQVHLLKGGVYKGKDEIKEAIASGKAQIVIGTHALLQKDIKFKRLGFACVDEQHRFGVEQRAQLARMALHPDLLYLSATPIPRSLAMTVYGDLEVSILDELPPTRKPVTTIIRPANKIETVYSEIRKELEAGRQVYIVCPLIEESEKISLVDATQLYEYISTKVFPEYPACLLHGRMPAKVKDSIMLRFKAGEIKILVSTTVIEVGVDIPNASVMIVEHAERFGLAQLHQLRGRVGRGNAKAYCYLIYHEPVNKIAWQRLATMTKTTDGFIIAEKDLELRGPGDLFGFEQSGMPQFHFANIMRDQQILQQARKDAFEIIKADPDFKLPENGLVKKLYFSQYIKKEELILY